Proteins found in one Desulfovibrio sp. genomic segment:
- a CDS encoding HD domain-containing protein, whose translation MSESKSNNGDFPAMDVSADRLDRIVDFFNEVGMLRHTPRTGYAFLGTGQENVAEHSYRVSVMGYVLARMCDMDPARVTYLCLFHDLHEARTGDLNYVNHRYAQCQARKALEDCVDGTGLEGDVLPLWDELEEEASREAILAHDADQLDLICNLKAELDKGNAFAAQWLESAVKRLRSPAAQQVAEAVLRADHNRWWYGQVEREWWVRRGR comes from the coding sequence ATGAGTGAATCCAAGAGCAACAACGGCGATTTCCCGGCTATGGACGTGAGCGCGGATCGGCTTGACCGGATTGTGGATTTTTTTAACGAAGTCGGCATGCTGCGGCATACGCCCCGCACGGGTTACGCCTTTTTGGGCACCGGGCAGGAGAACGTGGCCGAACATTCCTACCGGGTGAGCGTCATGGGCTACGTGCTGGCCCGCATGTGCGATATGGATCCAGCGCGTGTGACGTATCTTTGCCTGTTCCATGATTTGCACGAGGCGCGCACGGGCGATCTGAACTACGTGAACCACCGCTATGCGCAGTGTCAGGCCCGCAAGGCGCTGGAAGACTGCGTGGACGGAACAGGGCTTGAGGGAGACGTGCTGCCCCTTTGGGACGAGCTGGAGGAAGAAGCCAGCCGTGAGGCCATTCTGGCGCACGATGCCGACCAGCTTGATCTTATCTGCAATCTCAAGGCCGAGCTGGACAAGGGCAATGCCTTTGCCGCCCAGTGGCTGGAAAGTGCGGTCAAACGTCTGCGCAGCCCTGCGGCGCAGCAGGTGGCTGAGGCTGTGCTGCGCGCGGATCACAACCGCTGGTGGTATGGACAGGTTGAGCGGGAATGGTGGGTGCGGCGCGGTCGTTAA